One window from the genome of Commensalibacter oyaizuii encodes:
- a CDS encoding MATE family efflux transporter, with amino-acid sequence MQNNNPSFFKSELVAIAYIAIPIAFSQLCQMAMGVTDTVLLGHVNKETLAVGGLTTNIFFAISIIFQSALSSAAILIAQFIGADKVKKISGVYWTTYIFGLLLCIPCFFVLYHTGTILQWTGENNQEILDKCNHFMHILLWGMPPVIAGTGLIRVILPAFNASKILMQITPITAVINGLLNAAFIYGLWGAPKMGLYGSALGTTITLWLSTFILIGVTHCKKSLRQYLCPFKIDLALLWPLARLGLPICISSAAEILLFLFANFNVTKLGTESLAAHQIAVSFSTLTFMIPLAIAQAANVRVSYWIGAEKPYRAKKSGFFSIGISAFIMTLVCVTVFLFPQLVVNLSLDASSEDNFTTISIAIAIIQVVGLFQIVDGIQTVAMGALRGLKDTTIPMILALISFWGVGYTLSIYFAFNLHWGAPGLWAGMGVGLGVIALLATTRFYLLTRNPKKMLARALK; translated from the coding sequence ATGCAGAATAATAATCCAAGCTTTTTCAAAAGTGAACTTGTTGCTATTGCATATATTGCAATTCCAATTGCTTTTTCCCAATTATGTCAAATGGCAATGGGGGTAACAGATACTGTTTTATTAGGACATGTAAACAAGGAAACTTTGGCTGTTGGCGGTTTAACAACAAATATTTTCTTTGCCATTAGCATTATCTTTCAATCTGCATTAAGCTCGGCTGCGATATTAATTGCACAGTTTATTGGTGCAGATAAAGTAAAAAAAATATCTGGTGTCTATTGGACAACATATATTTTTGGCTTATTGCTGTGTATCCCTTGTTTTTTTGTTTTATACCATACTGGAACGATTTTGCAGTGGACAGGGGAAAATAACCAAGAAATTTTAGATAAATGTAACCACTTTATGCATATCTTGCTATGGGGGATGCCCCCTGTTATCGCAGGAACGGGGTTAATACGGGTTATTCTACCAGCATTTAATGCTTCTAAAATTCTAATGCAAATTACCCCTATAACAGCTGTCATTAATGGTCTTTTAAATGCTGCTTTTATTTACGGATTATGGGGTGCACCGAAAATGGGATTATACGGTTCTGCCTTAGGAACGACAATTACTTTGTGGCTGTCAACCTTTATCTTAATTGGCGTGACCCATTGTAAAAAAAGCTTAAGGCAATATTTATGTCCATTTAAAATTGATTTAGCATTATTATGGCCTTTGGCACGTTTGGGGTTGCCAATTTGTATCAGCTCAGCTGCTGAAATCTTATTATTTTTATTTGCAAATTTTAATGTAACCAAACTGGGTACAGAATCCTTGGCTGCCCATCAAATTGCTGTCAGTTTTTCAACATTAACCTTTATGATTCCTCTGGCCATTGCCCAAGCAGCAAATGTCAGAGTTAGTTACTGGATTGGTGCAGAAAAACCATACCGTGCCAAAAAGAGTGGTTTTTTTTCAATTGGAATAAGTGCTTTTATTATGACCTTGGTCTGCGTTACAGTATTTTTATTTCCGCAACTGGTTGTGAATTTATCTTTAGATGCATCTTCTGAGGACAATTTTACCACAATATCAATCGCTATTGCGATTATCCAAGTGGTCGGACTTTTTCAAATAGTTGACGGTATACAGACCGTTGCTATGGGTGCCTTACGTGGGTTAAAAGATACCACTATTCCAATGATTTTAGCCTTAATTAGTTTTTGGGGGGTTGGATATACTTTAAGTATTTATTTTGCCTTTAATCTGCATTGGGGAGCCCCTGGCTTATGGGCTGGCATGGGGGTTGGATTGGGTGTTATCGCACTTTTGGCAACAACACGCTTTTATTTATTAACACGTAACCCCAAAAAAATGTTGGCTCGAGCATTAAAGTAA
- the cysS gene encoding cysteine--tRNA ligase: MHKVTLSLYDSRQHQIIPFVALDPYHVRLYFCGPTVYDFLHIGNLRAMLTADILVRLLRLLYPTVTYVRNITDVDDKINARAKLNNESIQSLTQRTTADFHQDMQSMYILPPDVEPRATEHIADIIQMISQLIEKKHAYEAQGHVLFSVSSYRHYGSLSGRNPDELLAGARVEVATYKKDPGDFVLWKPSTDQEPGWDSPWGRGRPGWHIECSAMSYRYLGENFDIHGGGHDLLFPHHENECAQSICCFPNSKFANIWVHNAMLLVDGEKMSKSLGNFFTIREILEQHNPEAIRFALLQAHYRSVLNFSQSGLKEAKQIMDRFYRALLAFEQDLNQNVDLPQTFLEAMLDDLNTPKALTVMHQLADYALKGNKEAALQLRSAGQQLGLFNVSPTQWFQNTDKAQEIKTLIDQRDAAKKAKDYALADQIRNQLKEQGIILEDSPNGTTWRQI; encoded by the coding sequence ATGCACAAAGTTACACTATCATTATACGACAGCCGTCAACATCAAATTATTCCTTTTGTTGCCTTGGATCCGTACCATGTTCGTCTCTATTTTTGTGGTCCTACAGTTTATGATTTTTTACATATCGGTAATTTAAGGGCAATGTTGACCGCCGATATTTTGGTAAGATTGTTAAGACTATTGTATCCCACAGTGACATATGTGCGTAATATCACAGATGTGGATGATAAAATCAATGCCAGGGCAAAATTAAATAATGAATCGATTCAATCCCTAACCCAAAGAACAACAGCTGACTTTCATCAAGATATGCAATCTATGTATATTTTACCCCCTGATGTTGAACCCAGGGCAACAGAACATATTGCAGATATTATTCAAATGATATCGCAATTAATTGAAAAAAAACACGCCTATGAAGCACAAGGACATGTTTTATTTTCTGTATCTTCTTATCGTCATTATGGCAGTTTATCTGGACGTAATCCAGATGAATTATTAGCTGGCGCACGGGTAGAGGTCGCGACATATAAAAAAGATCCAGGAGATTTCGTTTTATGGAAACCTTCAACTGATCAAGAACCTGGTTGGGATAGTCCTTGGGGGCGGGGGCGTCCAGGGTGGCATATTGAATGTTCCGCTATGTCTTATCGCTATCTTGGTGAAAATTTTGATATTCATGGTGGGGGGCATGATCTACTGTTTCCTCATCACGAAAATGAATGTGCTCAAAGCATATGCTGTTTTCCTAACAGCAAATTCGCTAATATTTGGGTTCACAATGCAATGTTACTGGTCGATGGTGAAAAAATGTCTAAATCCTTAGGTAATTTTTTTACTATACGTGAAATTCTAGAACAACATAATCCTGAAGCTATTCGTTTTGCGTTATTACAAGCACATTATCGTTCTGTTCTTAATTTCTCTCAATCGGGATTGAAAGAGGCCAAGCAAATTATGGATCGGTTTTATCGTGCATTACTAGCATTTGAACAAGATTTAAATCAAAATGTTGATTTACCACAAACGTTTTTGGAAGCAATGCTGGATGATTTAAACACGCCCAAAGCCCTGACAGTTATGCATCAATTGGCAGATTATGCATTGAAAGGGAATAAAGAGGCTGCTTTACAACTTAGATCTGCTGGCCAACAATTGGGTCTATTTAATGTTTCACCAACACAATGGTTTCAAAATACAGACAAAGCTCAAGAGATTAAAACATTAATCGACCAACGTGATGCTGCAAAAAAAGCAAAAGATTATGCCTTAGCTGATCAAATCCGTAATCAATTAAAAGAACAAGGTATTATATTAGAAGATAGCCCCAACGGTACAACATGGAGACAAATATGA
- a CDS encoding RNA methyltransferase: MTGKDGGADLTPIGNTPIVILVRPQLAENIGTVARAMANGGLFHLRLVSPRDGWPQQIAWRAASGADRLLENAQVFDTVAEAVSDLHHVFATCPRPRHIIKPLLTARGGALEMREMTNRDLKVGILFGPERTGLENDDFIHTDYWVRYPLDPRFMSLNLSQAVMIMAYEWWMATEQTPQRQLQTNGTHIATKAELENFMSHLVRELDHCGFLRNEQKRPGMVRNIHHFFQRGEVTEQELRTLHGIVAELVRGPKPPT; the protein is encoded by the coding sequence ATGACCGGCAAAGATGGCGGTGCCGATTTAACACCTATTGGAAATACACCCATTGTTATTTTGGTTAGACCTCAATTAGCTGAAAATATCGGTACTGTCGCCAGGGCCATGGCAAATGGTGGATTATTTCATCTCAGGTTGGTTTCCCCTCGGGATGGGTGGCCTCAACAAATTGCTTGGAGGGCAGCCTCTGGTGCAGATCGTTTATTAGAAAATGCACAAGTATTTGACACAGTTGCAGAAGCAGTTTCAGATTTGCATCATGTTTTTGCAACTTGTCCCAGACCCCGTCATATTATTAAACCCTTATTAACAGCAAGGGGTGGTGCTTTGGAAATGCGTGAAATGACCAACCGTGATTTAAAAGTTGGGATTTTATTTGGTCCCGAACGCACGGGATTAGAAAATGATGATTTTATTCATACGGATTATTGGGTTCGTTATCCCTTGGATCCACGTTTTATGTCGTTAAATTTATCACAAGCGGTGATGATTATGGCTTATGAATGGTGGATGGCAACCGAACAGACACCCCAACGTCAATTGCAGACGAACGGTACGCATATAGCAACAAAAGCCGAGCTTGAAAATTTTATGTCTCACTTGGTTCGGGAACTCGATCATTGTGGATTTTTACGTAACGAACAAAAACGCCCAGGTATGGTTCGTAATATTCATCACTTTTTCCAAAGAGGGGAAGTAACCGAACAAGAGTTACGAACACTACATGGGATTGTCGCGGAATTGGTCAGAGGGCCAAAGCCTCCAACATAA
- a CDS encoding HdeD family acid-resistance protein → MEQLLAQKWKWFVGLGSVILVLGFFALLDTAVTTIASVIILGIVLVFAGLSQIIHACYLNAWKSFLLSALAGIVYLASGIILICAPVAGSLILTAFIAVCFCIGGVMRIMIAINHKGSGGWGFLCFSGALSVILGLFLLAEPLSGLWFIGFMIAFDLMFIGAAWIQLGLTFKQKIK, encoded by the coding sequence ATGGAACAGTTACTTGCCCAAAAATGGAAATGGTTTGTAGGACTAGGAAGCGTCATCTTAGTCTTAGGTTTTTTTGCGTTACTGGATACGGCTGTAACAACAATTGCTAGTGTAATTATCTTAGGAATTGTTTTGGTTTTTGCTGGTTTATCACAAATTATTCATGCTTGTTATTTAAATGCATGGAAAAGTTTTTTATTATCTGCCCTTGCAGGAATAGTATATTTAGCCAGTGGTATTATATTAATCTGCGCACCCGTTGCCGGTTCATTGATATTAACAGCTTTTATTGCCGTTTGTTTTTGTATCGGCGGTGTTATGCGTATTATGATTGCCATCAATCACAAAGGTTCTGGGGGTTGGGGATTTTTGTGTTTCAGTGGCGCGCTAAGTGTTATTCTTGGACTGTTTCTTCTTGCTGAACCACTTAGTGGATTATGGTTTATTGGTTTTATGATTGCATTTGATCTTATGTTTATTGGTGCAGCTTGGATACAACTAGGCTTAACCTTTAAACAAAAGATCAAATAA
- a CDS encoding AIDA repeat-containing protein, translating to MASTSNVSSGIINDKIVSKNDTLNVYDEGVASNTTINVNGNVNVYNNGKIYSTTVNNNGGVVITSGGSAYNTNINAGHIYASNGSTNYIENTTATFATISVNDGKIVSTTLNRGGTLFVEDNGIASNTTVNNNVDLGIGVYNNGSAYATTINSGGTMEVASAGYAYDTLVKGGTMSVFDNGIATSITNRANGVVSIYNGGVASDTRIYESTKVSVFNNGSAYNTSMNTGSLYVTGGGSIFDTNVAVGNIYVNNGGVTSNTSFVNGNLYVSNNGVASNTNFVSGRVYLTSGGSAYNTNFQAGTLFASSGSTNYIENTTATSASIYISDGKIVSTTLNAQGTLFVQDNGIASNTIINNTIDLGIGVSNNGSVYATTINNGGTMEVTSAGYAYDTLVSGGTMSVFDNGSATSITNRANGVVSIYNGGVASGTRIYEGTKVSVFNNGSAYNTSMNTGSLYVTNGAIFDTNVALGTIYVDNGGIASNTSFVYGKVYVTSGGSVYNTNFESGRLYASSGSTNYIENTTATSASIYISDGKIVSTTLNAQGTLFVQDNGIASNTIINNTIDLGIGVSNNGSVYATTINNGGTMEVTSAGYAYDTTISSGGTMNVSSSGHAYSTTISTGGVMNVSSFGYAQDTTVRAKASLNVEGGVVSNTTTLGYSLLTITSNGSAYDNTVSGGTILISNGSNNYLENTTAYIATISITDGQMVGTTLNDYATIFVAGNGIVSNTIINNASDLGIGVSNNGKAYGTTINSGAVMSVSTDGYAYDTTVNQGGKLFVYNVGAIISKTIIENNGVLQVYSNGQAFDTTINEGGLLSVYSAGISHDVTVNKGGSLVIDAGSFLDGTADIYNGGSAVIWGSAGGNVNLLGDNNTQLVLTGLNDGGNATIVINNFAGQEPGNSDSIILEGVNPNDVVSVAYEDANGNASPNHVTLTLKNGSKITMNIVGAENAGYNLSSSNGQLVYEVCFLTGSMIKTVNGEIEVENLRAGDKIVTYDWKNNQEVIQNVKWVGYKNATVNPDQPDDMAGYPVRILKDAIAENVPYKDLLITPEHCLFFGNMFVPVRMLVNGVSIFYDYSIKNYTYYHVETDTHSVIWADGMLTESYLDTGNRYTFNQHNNIVLFPQRRTAKSWGEDGCAALITDRNNVEPLFNRLLARAKEIGLQEPLNNFVIDDNPDLCVQTNDGKIIYPHARNQDRFIFTLPSNTQTIHILSQSSRPCDAIGPFVDDRRELGVLIGDVTLLSRNETIKIDTHLLQNDLEGWHGIESHLYRWTNGHASLPLRNHKTKYSENQSYDILIVHVIAGGPYLSLTKEIKKIA from the coding sequence ATGGCATCGACAAGTAATGTTAGCAGTGGCATAATCAATGACAAAATTGTTTCAAAAAATGATACTTTAAATGTTTATGATGAAGGCGTTGCTTCTAATACAACTATTAATGTTAATGGCAACGTAAACGTCTATAATAATGGTAAGATTTATAGTACCACTGTAAATAATAACGGTGGGGTGGTCATTACTAGTGGCGGTAGTGCGTATAACACAAATATAAATGCTGGCCATATATACGCTTCAAATGGATCAACAAACTATATTGAAAATACAACAGCAACTTTTGCAACAATTTCTGTAAATGATGGTAAAATTGTAAGTACAACCCTTAATAGAGGCGGTACCCTATTTGTTGAAGATAACGGAATAGCCAGCAATACGACAGTTAATAATAATGTAGATCTTGGCATAGGCGTTTATAACAACGGCTCTGCCTATGCAACGACCATCAATAGTGGCGGAACCATGGAAGTGGCTTCCGCTGGATATGCTTATGACACGCTTGTAAAAGGCGGAACCATGAGCGTATTTGACAATGGTATCGCCACAAGTATCACAAACAGAGCTAATGGTGTTGTCAGCATATATAATGGCGGTGTCGCAAGTGATACCAGAATATATGAAAGTACAAAGGTCAGTGTCTTCAATAATGGTAGTGCTTACAACACCAGTATGAACACAGGTTCCTTATACGTTACTGGTGGTGGTTCTATCTTTGACACAAACGTAGCAGTGGGTAACATATACGTTAATAATGGTGGTGTTACATCCAATACAAGTTTTGTGAATGGTAACTTATACGTCAGTAATAATGGTGTTGCATCCAATACGAACTTTGTGTCAGGCAGAGTATACCTCACCAGTGGTGGCAGCGCATATAATACAAATTTTCAAGCTGGCACGCTGTTTGCTTCAAGTGGATCAACAAACTATATTGAAAACACAACGGCAACCTCTGCATCAATTTATATTTCTGATGGTAAAATTGTCAGCACAACCCTAAATGCTCAGGGGACTTTATTTGTTCAAGACAACGGAATAGCTAGCAACACCATTATTAATAATACTATAGACCTCGGCATAGGCGTTTCCAATAACGGTTCTGTTTATGCAACCACTATCAATAATGGCGGCACTATGGAAGTGACTTCCGCTGGATATGCTTATGATACGCTTGTAAGTGGCGGAACCATGAGCGTATTTGACAATGGTAGTGCCACTAGCATCACAAACAGAGCAAACGGTGTCGTCAGCATATATAATGGCGGTGTCGCAAGTGGTACTAGAATATATGAAGGTACAAAAGTCAGTGTCTTCAATAATGGTAGTGCTTATAACACCAGTATGAATACAGGCTCCTTATACGTTACCAATGGTGCTATCTTTGACACAAACGTAGCATTAGGTACTATATATGTCGACAATGGTGGTATTGCATCCAATACAAGTTTTGTTTATGGAAAAGTGTACGTTACCAGTGGCGGCAGTGTATATAATACGAATTTCGAATCAGGTAGGCTATACGCCTCAAGCGGATCAACAAACTATATTGAAAACACAACGGCAACCTCTGCATCAATTTATATTTCTGATGGTAAAATTGTCAGCACAACCCTAAATGCTCAGGGGACTTTATTTGTTCAAGACAACGGAATAGCTAGCAACACCATTATTAATAATACTATAGACCTCGGCATAGGCGTTTCTAATAACGGTTCTGTTTATGCAACCACTATCAATAATGGCGGCACTATGGAAGTGACTTCCGCTGGATATGCTTATGATACAACTATTAGCAGTGGCGGCACAATGAACGTGTCCTCGTCGGGTCACGCTTATAGTACGACCATTAGTACTGGTGGTGTCATGAACGTATCTTCATTTGGATATGCCCAAGATACTACAGTTAGAGCCAAAGCTTCTTTAAATGTTGAAGGTGGTGTTGTTAGCAATACAACTACTCTTGGTTATTCATTACTGACAATTACAAGCAATGGCAGTGCCTATGACAATACCGTCAGTGGTGGCACCATTCTTATTTCCAATGGTTCAAATAACTATCTAGAAAATACAACTGCATATATTGCCACGATTTCTATTACTGATGGACAAATGGTCGGCACCACCCTGAACGATTACGCGACTATATTCGTTGCAGGTAACGGGATTGTCAGCAACACTATTATTAACAATGCCTCTGATTTGGGTATCGGTGTTTCTAATAATGGTAAGGCTTATGGCACTACTATTAATAGCGGTGCAGTAATGAGTGTATCTACAGATGGGTATGCTTATGATACAACAGTTAACCAAGGGGGTAAATTATTTGTTTATAATGTGGGTGCCATTATCTCAAAAACAATTATCGAAAATAATGGTGTTTTACAAGTATACAGCAACGGTCAAGCTTTTGATACAACAATCAATGAAGGTGGTCTTTTATCAGTCTATAGTGCTGGCATTTCCCATGATGTAACTGTCAATAAAGGTGGTTCTTTAGTAATAGATGCAGGATCGTTCTTGGATGGAACTGCTGATATTTACAATGGTGGTTCTGCTGTTATTTGGGGCAGCGCTGGTGGTAATGTCAATTTACTAGGTGATAATAATACACAACTTGTTCTGACTGGTTTGAATGATGGTGGGAACGCTACAATCGTCATTAATAATTTTGCAGGTCAAGAACCAGGTAACTCTGACTCTATTATATTAGAGGGTGTTAATCCAAATGACGTTGTCAGTGTGGCTTATGAAGATGCTAATGGGAATGCAAGCCCAAATCATGTGACATTGACCCTAAAAAATGGTTCAAAAATTACCATGAATATCGTGGGTGCAGAAAATGCAGGATATAATTTATCATCTAGTAACGGTCAGCTTGTATACGAAGTTTGTTTCCTAACAGGGTCAATGATAAAAACTGTTAATGGTGAAATAGAAGTTGAAAACTTGCGTGCTGGGGATAAAATCGTAACCTATGACTGGAAAAATAATCAGGAAGTTATACAAAATGTCAAATGGGTCGGATATAAAAATGCCACAGTTAATCCAGATCAACCTGATGATATGGCGGGGTATCCTGTACGTATCTTAAAAGACGCAATTGCAGAAAACGTCCCTTATAAAGATTTACTGATAACCCCTGAACATTGTCTTTTCTTTGGGAATATGTTTGTGCCAGTACGTATGTTAGTAAACGGAGTAAGTATTTTTTACGATTATTCCATTAAGAATTATACCTATTATCATGTTGAAACAGATACGCATTCAGTCATATGGGCTGATGGAATGTTAACGGAAAGTTATTTGGATACAGGTAATCGTTATACATTTAATCAACATAATAATATTGTTTTATTCCCACAGCGACGCACTGCGAAAAGTTGGGGAGAAGATGGATGTGCTGCCTTAATAACAGATAGAAATAATGTTGAACCTTTGTTCAATCGACTATTAGCAAGGGCAAAAGAAATTGGATTGCAAGAACCTTTAAATAATTTTGTCATTGACGATAATCCTGATCTTTGCGTACAAACAAACGATGGAAAGATAATTTATCCTCATGCTCGAAATCAAGATCGTTTTATCTTTACGCTTCCATCAAATACACAGACTATTCATATACTTTCGCAAAGCAGCCGTCCTTGTGACGCAATAGGCCCTTTTGTAGACGATCGAAGAGAATTAGGGGTTTTGATTGGTGACGTTACCTTGCTAAGTCGGAATGAAACAATTAAAATTGATACGCATTTGCTACAGAATGATCTGGAAGGATGGCATGGAATTGAAAGTCATTTATATCGTTGGACGAATGGTCATGCCTCTTTGCCTTTACGTAATCATAAAACTAAGTACTCAGAAAATCAGTCCTACGATATATTAATTGTGCATGTGATCGCTGGAGGGCCTTATTTATCTTTAACCAAAGAAATTAAAAAAATAGCATAA
- the rpsD gene encoding 30S ribosomal protein S4 — MSKRLQSKYKINRRLGVNLWGRAKSPVNKREYGPGQHGQRRRSKPSDYSVQLMAKQKLKGYYGNISEKQFRRYYAEASRRKGDTSENLIDLLERRLDAVVYRLKFAATPFAARQFINHGHILVNGKKVNIPSYSLKDNDVVEVKEKSKQLSIVLDAVQSKERDIPEYLQVDHRQMKGSFVRTPKLNDVPYPVTMEPNLVIEFYSR, encoded by the coding sequence ATGAGTAAACGCTTACAAAGCAAGTACAAAATTAACCGCCGTTTAGGTGTTAATTTGTGGGGTCGCGCAAAGTCCCCCGTTAATAAACGTGAATATGGTCCAGGTCAGCACGGTCAACGTCGCCGTTCAAAACCATCTGACTATAGTGTTCAGTTAATGGCAAAGCAAAAACTGAAAGGTTACTATGGTAACATCAGTGAAAAACAATTCCGCCGTTACTATGCAGAAGCATCACGCCGTAAAGGGGATACTTCTGAAAATCTGATTGACCTACTAGAACGTCGTTTGGATGCGGTTGTTTACCGCCTGAAATTTGCAGCAACACCTTTTGCTGCTCGTCAATTTATCAATCACGGTCATATTTTAGTTAACGGTAAGAAAGTTAATATTCCTTCTTACTCTTTAAAAGATAACGATGTTGTTGAAGTTAAAGAAAAATCAAAACAACTTTCTATTGTGTTAGATGCAGTTCAAAGCAAAGAACGTGACATTCCTGAATATTTACAAGTAGATCATCGTCAAATGAAGGGATCGTTTGTTCGCACCCCTAAATTAAACGATGTTCCATATCCTGTTACCATGGAACCAAATTTGGTTATCGAGTTCTATTCTCGTTAA
- a CDS encoding peptide chain release factor 3, with product MSNSVHNLENEISRRRTFAIISHPDAGKTTLTERILHAGGAIQMAGNVRAKREQRRTRSDWMNIEKDRGISVVTSVMTFEYGGCIFNLLDTPGHEDFSEDTYRTLTAVDAAVMVIDAAKGIEARTRKLFEICRLRDIPIITFINKMDRESQDPFELLDEVASTLALETTPLTWPVGRAAKFLGTYDLRTQSMRLKEEIADTDDRIILLNEEIELAKAALPEFNIDDFNAGFLTPVFFGSAIKELGVIDLLDALADFGPSPRNQASNDRQVSANEPSMTALVFKIQANMDPNHRDRIAFARICSGRLERGMKLKHTRTGKTFALHTPQFFFARDRQLAEEAFAGDVVGIPNHGTLRIGDTLTEGEDLQFTGVPYFAPEILRRVNLKDAMKAKKLKQALTELAEEGVVQLFKPQDGSAPIVGVVGVLQLDVLQTRLKHEYGVEITFDGISFTQARWVQGDRNMIERFINSNRSAIADDIDGDPVFLSTSDFMMQRTIDANKELSFHDIKQIGVALSSDKR from the coding sequence ATGTCAAACTCCGTTCACAATTTGGAAAATGAAATTTCTCGTCGTCGTACATTTGCGATTATTTCCCATCCTGACGCGGGTAAAACGACATTAACAGAACGGATTTTACATGCTGGGGGTGCCATTCAAATGGCTGGTAATGTTCGTGCAAAACGCGAACAACGGCGCACCCGATCTGATTGGATGAATATTGAAAAAGATCGTGGTATTTCGGTCGTAACTTCTGTTATGACTTTTGAATATGGTGGTTGTATTTTTAATTTACTTGATACCCCAGGCCACGAGGATTTTTCCGAGGATACATATAGAACGCTTACCGCTGTCGATGCTGCCGTCATGGTTATTGATGCAGCCAAAGGGATTGAGGCTAGAACTCGTAAGTTATTTGAAATTTGTCGCCTACGTGACATTCCCATTATAACCTTTATTAATAAAATGGACAGAGAATCTCAAGATCCGTTTGAATTACTTGACGAGGTTGCTTCTACGTTGGCACTAGAAACCACTCCTTTAACATGGCCTGTTGGACGTGCTGCCAAATTTTTGGGAACCTATGATTTACGCACACAATCTATGCGGTTAAAAGAGGAAATTGCTGACACTGATGACCGCATAATACTGTTGAATGAAGAAATAGAACTAGCCAAAGCAGCATTACCCGAATTTAATATTGATGATTTTAATGCTGGATTTTTAACGCCTGTTTTTTTCGGAAGTGCCATTAAAGAATTGGGGGTTATTGATTTATTGGATGCTTTGGCTGATTTTGGACCCAGTCCTAGAAACCAAGCCAGCAATGACCGTCAGGTTTCCGCAAACGAACCATCCATGACTGCTTTGGTTTTTAAAATTCAAGCAAATATGGATCCCAATCATCGCGACCGTATTGCCTTTGCCCGTATTTGTTCTGGTCGATTGGAACGGGGGATGAAGTTAAAGCATACACGTACTGGAAAAACATTTGCATTGCATACCCCACAATTTTTCTTTGCCAGAGACCGCCAACTTGCAGAAGAAGCTTTTGCTGGTGACGTTGTGGGAATTCCAAACCATGGTACATTAAGGATTGGCGATACATTAACTGAGGGTGAAGACTTACAATTTACAGGTGTTCCATATTTTGCCCCAGAAATTTTACGACGCGTTAATTTAAAAGATGCAATGAAGGCTAAAAAGTTAAAGCAAGCTTTAACAGAATTAGCAGAAGAGGGCGTTGTTCAGTTATTTAAACCTCAAGATGGTTCGGCCCCGATTGTAGGGGTTGTCGGAGTACTACAGCTGGATGTTTTGCAAACAAGATTAAAGCACGAATATGGTGTGGAAATAACTTTCGATGGTATTTCCTTTACTCAGGCACGTTGGGTGCAAGGCGACAGAAATATGATCGAACGATTTATAAATTCAAATCGCAGTGCAATTGCTGATGATATTGACGGAGATCCAGTATTCTTGTCAACCTCGGATTTTATGATGCAACGCACTATCGATGCAAATAAAGAATTGTCCTTTCATGATATTAAACAAATCGGTGTGGCTTTATCTTCTGATAAGCGTTAA
- a CDS encoding NUDIX hydrolase, with amino-acid sequence MQWETFALEPSLKVRSISNPYIYPSLLEAEVNRLWENKKKQFPKLFNGRIFNVTTITSNNITGYWTEYKYVLAQTVKPELYTQLLIRSLAVIGLIQCSQGIILGKRSTNAVYLPGYWQSPPAGTVESRQNTDDVNLLDQLYAEAQEELGLQQNDFFNPTILSATEHSDTHIIDIGIKLETQLSYQVILQKWKENANPEYQALICINNQLDIPDRTLPTTLYLLKSMGE; translated from the coding sequence ATGCAGTGGGAAACCTTTGCTTTAGAACCATCACTAAAAGTTCGCAGCATTTCAAATCCATATATATACCCATCATTGCTAGAGGCTGAGGTCAATAGACTTTGGGAAAACAAGAAAAAACAATTTCCAAAGCTGTTTAATGGTAGAATATTCAACGTTACAACGATTACGTCAAATAATATTACTGGATATTGGACTGAATATAAATATGTCTTAGCACAAACAGTAAAACCTGAACTATATACACAGCTATTAATACGCTCTCTTGCCGTTATTGGATTAATTCAGTGTTCACAAGGGATTATATTGGGGAAAAGATCAACAAATGCTGTCTATTTGCCAGGATATTGGCAATCTCCGCCCGCAGGCACCGTGGAATCCAGACAAAACACTGATGATGTTAATTTGCTTGATCAACTCTATGCGGAGGCTCAAGAAGAGTTAGGTCTACAACAAAATGATTTTTTCAATCCGACAATACTTTCTGCAACCGAGCATAGTGATACGCATATTATTGATATCGGTATTAAATTAGAAACGCAATTATCTTACCAAGTAATACTACAAAAATGGAAGGAGAATGCCAATCCTGAATACCAAGCATTAATCTGTATCAATAATCAATTGGATATTCCGGATCGAACTCTGCCAACTACTTTATATTTATTGAAAAGTATGGGCGAGTAA